DNA sequence from the Podospora pseudocomata strain CBS 415.72m chromosome 2 map unlocalized CBS415.72m_2.2, whole genome shotgun sequence genome:
CGCGGAAGAATGCTCAATATCAGTTAATGTCATTCAATATCTTGAGGAGCAACTTGTAACAAGGGCCCCTCGACTCTGACATCTGTAACCAATTGGCAtgtgctggtgttgagtgagttctttcctcttcctccattGCGGGTGCCCCACTGTTGCGGCTCAGAAATGTGGGCGGAGCAGCGCCTTCCCAAATAACGGGCAACTGTTTCTGATGTCTCACTGAATTGTGCATTGCAAACACTCTCACTTTGACGTTGCAAATGAGATCGGAAACCGCTCTTTGAAAGTTATCTCAATATACCCAATTACCTTTCCATTCTCACATCAAATCAACTATCCGGTATAGTGTAACGGTTAACATATCGCGTTTTCACCGCGAAGCTCGGGGTTCGATTCCCCGTACCGGAGTCGATTCCATCACCTCCACTCCTGTGGAGTGTTGGTGATCATTGTTTTTGGTCTTGTGGTATCTGTTTTGCTTCATTTGCGTCATCTGCTGCCATGAGGAGGTGTTCCTTCCATTTTTGTGGAATTTGGGTGCATGGCAGGTGTTGCTCCCTCTCTTCATGTTCGTTGCATGCTTTTTTTGGCTTTCCTGGCCCCACCTAGACTTGTCGTTCCTTCCGCAACTGTTGGCCCCACCATGCACTTGCACAAAGGAGGTTGTGACACCTCGGCTTCGAGTTTACAGGTTTTGTCTTTATACTCATCAATGTCACCGCCGTCAACACATTTTCCAGAAACAGTTGCTGGAAATATGCCAACAGCGGCCAGACCGATTGGCAGAAATCCCAAGATCAGCGAGGCGATTGAGACTCTCCGTGAACTCTTCTTCCAACACCCCACACTCACAATAAGGTGCGACAGCCACCACACCCTCCCAGGCTCCCATCTTGAAGTTCTTCTCATTTTCAGACATCAATATAAGGTGAGGCTCGAGCTCTGCCCAGACTCGGCAATCGCTGACTGTCTTGGGTGATGCTTGGCATGGTTGTGGTAACCTTTGGTGTGGCTGAATGCAGGCGTAACTAAAACATGGTCGTCTGAGTGTGCTCAACTGGTTAGGTAGAATACGAGCAGATGGCGTAAACGCCTATCCTCAACAACTGATGACTCCGATGGTGTGAATCACCGCCGGCCTGGCCAGCAGGAAAGATAAATACCTCTCCCAACAATGCTTGGCAGTCTCACCACCGAAATCTCATCCGCCTTCCACAGAGTCCCAGCATCTCCTGGGCTTTAACAAAGGGTACAATGTCGTACTAATCTGTTCGCCAGGTCCGCCGTACTCTCAGCAGTCAATGCCCtgatggttggtgatgagaatatCACAATATCTTTTTGGGGGATTCCTCTGTTTCATTCCATCCTGTATGCTAAATCCGTCCCAAATAAACATCCAATTGCATGGTCCGCTGGCGTAATGGCAGCGCGTCTGACTACGATTTCATATCAATCCATCaggaggttccaggttcGACCCCTGGGCGGATCGTTTTTTCTTTGCCTGGGACTCCCACTCTTGGGAGTGATAACATTCCACGTTGTTGAGTTTGGTCTGGCGATTCAGTCATTTTTGTTTTAGAAGCGAGAATTAAATCCCCCAAGATGTTTTGTGACTGTTTGGATTCGCTTGGTATCCAGCCTCGTAAGACGGCAAAAAACACAATCTCAAAAAGACTCGAAGACGCCGAGGACAAtccagggttagggtcccGCCACAAACTCGAATCCTGACTGCGCTCACTCTCGGTTTTCTCAAAAAGCAATTTCAGTTGATTTTTTTCCACTTCAGTGTGTTCGTGAATAGATTCCCTTGTTTGTACCAATATGTTTGATGCTCTATTTTCTCACGATATTTGACGTTCTCGGTAAAAGCGGAGTATCTTGGTCAGCAACAACCATCGGCGGTCCCTCAcggccgctgccgccgccgataGCAGCGCCGAGACTTTAAAACAAGTCGGCCAAACCCACTCACTCACTTGGTCGCTGGGTGAACTCACCTTGCATGCTTGTTCATAAACTTCAGAGACTCAAACTTCCCTTGTGAACACGACTTTTAAATTTTTTTATTGAAAcatggaggtggaggaggatacgTCATGGAACGGCGTCGAACACACgggcgaggaggccatcGATGTCGATGAGCTAAGAGTCATGTATTGTGCTGCTGATTCCTTCCAGTAAGTTTTCATCtcaccatcacatcacataCATATTGGATTGAAAATATTGACATGAGACGGCAGACAATACCCCCGCCTGGCCCACTACcaaaccacccacctccGCCGGCAGTCCTtctactccctcccccaagcccacctcCGGCTCCTGTCATCCCCACCGTTCAACTACCTCGAAACGCTTTCCAAAGTCGACGACTGCATCGACTCCAACGCCGAGCTGTCCAGGGCCATCTTCAAAGCTGCCCTCTCAAACTTCAACCTGGGGGTGCCCGACGAAAAGTCACGGACTGCTACTGGCACCCTTAAAATCCCGGATGAGTGGGCAGGCTGTGCAAAGAATGGGGATGTGGACAAGGCGAGGAGCACAATTCGTCAGTTCTACCGGGACTGGTCGGCAGAAGGAAAAAGGGAGAGGGATGTCTGCTTCCGGAATGTCTTCAAGGTTGTTGAACAAGAGCAGAAGAGGTTGAAAGGAGGGGAGAAACTGCGGGTTTTGGTGCCGGGcgcggggttggggaggttggtgtttgaaCTGTTTCTACGGGGGTGTATAGCGGAGGGGAATGAGATTTCCTACCACCAACTGCTGGCGAGCTCTTACATCTTGAACTGCTGCGAGCGGGCGGGGCAGTACGAGGTTTTCCCTTGGGTGCATGGGTTTTCGAATCATAGGACAAGAAGGGATCAGTTTAGGGGGTACAAGGTGCCGGATGTGCACTGTATGAGCGAGACAATGAGGGtgcaggaggagacgggCAGGGTCGGCGAGATGAGCATGACGGCTGCGGATTTCTTGTGCGAGTACGCCAAGGAGGAAAACGCGGGGGCGTTTGatgtggtggcggcggtttTTTTCCTCGATACGGCCCCGAATCTGATTAGGTATTTGGATG
Encoded proteins:
- a CDS encoding uncharacterized protein (EggNog:ENOG503NWES; COG:G); the encoded protein is MEVEEDTSWNGVEHTGEEAIDVDELRVMYCAADSFQQYPRLAHYQTTHLRRQSFYSLPQAHLRLLSSPPFNYLETLSKVDDCIDSNAELSRAIFKAALSNFNLGVPDEKSRTATGTLKIPDEWAGCAKNGDVDKARSTIRQFYRDWSAEGKRERDVCFRNVFKVVEQEQKRLKGGEKLRVLVPGAGLGRLVFELFLRGCIAEGNEISYHQLLASSYILNCCERAGQYEVFPWVHGFSNHRTRRDQFRGYKVPDVHCMSETMRVQEETGRVGEMSMTAADFLCEYAKEENAGAFDVVAAVFFLDTAPNLIRYLDVIYGCLKPGGVLVNFGPLLWHFEGVMPNKSENGAHMSGGDDMTGIAEPGNFELTDEEVMELVTKVGFVVESRETGVEAPYIHDTESMLQTVYRASTWVARKPVIKVDTS